Proteins from one bacterium genomic window:
- a CDS encoding MFS transporter, protein MSASPEPFWSPLRQPIFRLLWIASFASNVGTLMQSVGASWLMTSLSPSMTALVQTAVNLPIFLLALPAGALADVLDRRKLLLVTQLWMLLVATALGLMTVAGHMNAWLLLGFTFVLGLGSALNAPAWQAIIPELVPRDQLAPAVALNSAGFNLARAVGPALGGLVVALAGPGFTFLLNAASFLGVLYVLFRWQRQPEPSVLPAERVWGAMTAGLRYVRYAPSLQAVLLRSGSFVLMASALWALLPLIARYELGLGPSGYGILLGCLGAGAVLGAALMPRLQRLIPRDLTLVLAPAIYGLGMSVPAWTVNFWAVCAGLLGAGVGWLVFLAQCNTAIQVTVPAWVRGRALAVNMLAVFGSLAVGSAAWGAIAERWGLPPALWASSIGLFVFLALTYRFEIPSGEGLDLAPGRHWETPVLVQDVPFEHGPVFVFVEYRIDPAESEAFGRAMAPMRQIRLRDGAIRWNLFKDTADPGRMVESFVVESWIEHLRQHERVTVSDRAIEARAQAFHQGPLPPVVSHFIAESPPTRA, encoded by the coding sequence ATGTCCGCATCACCCGAGCCCTTCTGGAGCCCGCTGCGCCAGCCCATCTTCCGCCTGCTGTGGATCGCCTCGTTCGCCTCGAACGTAGGGACCCTCATGCAGAGCGTGGGCGCCTCCTGGCTCATGACGAGCCTCTCGCCCTCGATGACCGCCCTGGTCCAGACCGCGGTCAACCTGCCGATCTTCCTGCTGGCGCTGCCTGCTGGGGCCCTCGCCGACGTGCTCGACCGGCGCAAGCTGCTCTTGGTCACCCAGCTCTGGATGCTGCTCGTCGCCACCGCCCTCGGGCTGATGACCGTGGCGGGCCACATGAACGCCTGGCTGCTCTTGGGCTTCACCTTCGTTCTGGGCCTGGGCTCCGCCCTCAACGCCCCGGCCTGGCAGGCGATCATCCCGGAGCTGGTCCCGCGGGACCAGCTCGCCCCGGCGGTCGCGCTCAACAGCGCGGGCTTCAACCTTGCCCGGGCGGTAGGGCCCGCCCTGGGGGGGCTGGTGGTGGCGCTCGCGGGCCCCGGCTTCACCTTCCTGCTGAACGCCGCCTCCTTTTTGGGGGTGCTGTACGTCCTCTTCCGCTGGCAGCGCCAGCCCGAGCCCAGCGTGCTGCCCGCCGAGCGGGTCTGGGGGGCCATGACGGCGGGCCTGCGCTACGTCCGGTACGCGCCGTCCCTCCAGGCGGTACTACTGCGCAGCGGCAGCTTTGTGCTCATGGCGAGCGCCCTCTGGGCCCTTCTCCCGCTCATCGCCCGCTACGAGCTGGGCCTCGGTCCGAGCGGCTACGGCATCCTGCTCGGCTGCCTCGGGGCGGGGGCGGTCCTCGGCGCGGCCCTGATGCCGCGCCTTCAGCGCCTGATCCCACGCGACCTGACCCTGGTTCTGGCGCCGGCGATCTACGGCCTCGGCATGAGCGTCCCGGCCTGGACCGTCAACTTCTGGGCGGTCTGCGCCGGCCTGCTGGGGGCGGGGGTTGGCTGGCTCGTCTTCCTCGCGCAGTGCAACACCGCCATCCAGGTCACGGTGCCCGCATGGGTCCGGGGCCGGGCACTCGCCGTCAACATGCTGGCGGTCTTCGGCAGCCTCGCAGTAGGCAGCGCCGCCTGGGGGGCGATCGCCGAGCGCTGGGGACTGCCGCCCGCCCTCTGGGCTTCGAGTATCGGGCTGTTCGTTTTCCTCGCCCTGACCTATCGCTTCGAAATCCCCTCCGGCGAGGGGCTCGATCTGGCGCCCGGGCGGCACTGGGAGACCCCGGTGCTCGTCCAGGACGTCCCCTTCGAGCACGGTCCCGTCTTCGTCTTCGTCGAATACCGGATCGACCCGGCCGAGAGCGAAGCCTTCGGCCGGGCCATGGCTCCCATGCGCCAAATCCGGCTGCGGGATGGGGCAATTCGCTGGAACCTCTTCAAAGACACGGCGGATCCGGGTAGGATGGTCGAATCCTTCGTCGTGGAGTCCTGGATTGAGCACCTGCGCCAGCACGAGCGGGTCACCGTGAGCGATCGCGCCATCGAGGCGCGCGCGCAAGCCTTCCACCAGGGCCCCTTGCCGCCCGTGGTCTCCCACTTCATCGCCGAATCCCCCCCGACCAGAGCCTGA